The Clostridiaceae bacterium HFYG-1003 genome includes a window with the following:
- a CDS encoding transposase, translating into MKTDGLYTLVHNVQESISAMEFIQRLIIHIPDTHFKMIRNYGIYSRNNLRARRIERRLISKEKYARLKKMKTWQFRMMLEYDKNPLKCECGALMKKSDIVVPEKRRNQERYRWEGRNAG; encoded by the coding sequence TTGAAAACGGATGGACTGTATACACTTGTCCACAATGTTCAGGAATCCATTAGTGCCATGGAGTTCATCCAACGGTTAATCATTCATATTCCGGATACTCACTTTAAGATGATTCGAAACTATGGAATCTACTCGAGAAACAACTTGAGAGCCAGACGAATCGAACGCAGACTGATATCCAAAGAAAAATACGCAAGATTAAAGAAAATGAAAACATGGCAGTTTCGTATGATGCTCGAATATGATAAAAATCCATTGAAATGCGAATGTGGTGCACTCATGAAAAAGAGTGATATAGTGGTACCTGAGAAAAGAAGAAATCAGGAAAGGTACAGGTGGGAAGGACGAAATGCCGGTTAG